One window of Mus caroli chromosome 11, CAROLI_EIJ_v1.1, whole genome shotgun sequence genomic DNA carries:
- the Pgbd2 gene encoding LOW QUALITY PROTEIN: piggyBac transposable element-derived protein 2 (The sequence of the model RefSeq protein was modified relative to this genomic sequence to represent the inferred CDS: inserted 4 bases in 3 codons; deleted 1 base in 1 codon; substituted 1 base at 1 genomic stop codon) yields the protein MAADSRRGAHWTVRSPKLLQVLSALEEGEFGSNREEIFLAPLDNASGDFANENSGGEDSEQNGAXLPEWVLRALVGEEEGEEEEEEEDSELQPAKKKQQVAGKPQCLWTKRDTHPDFGSWEVSDPHIEDLKTKELSLVGLFELFFGDGTTSYIVHETNRYAHPKSHDLXELKCVLGILILSGYIFYPRRLMFWDVXDDSHHRLVADAIRRDRFELIFSYLRFMGNSGLDDESDRFAKFRPLLVRMNCHFQKHALLXEFYSFGESICEYFEHWGGGLGGGGGVQASALREASRAGLQDLVWADLQRLPGVV from the exons ATGGCTGCAGACTCACG GAGAGGAGCACACTGGACAGTAAGGTCCCCTAAACTGCTCCAGGTCCTGAGCGCTCTGGAGGAGGGCGAGTTTGGCAGCAACAGGGAGGAGATTTTCCTTGCACCCCTTGACAATGCCTCTGGGGACTTTGCTAATGAGAATTCTGGGGGAGAAGACAGTGAGCAGAATGGTGCCTAGCTGCCTGAATGGGTGCTGCGTGCATTAGTT ggggaggaggagggggaggaggaggaggaggaggaggactcagAGCTGCAGCCAGCCAAGAAAAAGCAGCAGGTAGCAGGCAAGCCTCAGTGTCTTTGGACCAAGAGAGACACCCATCCAGACTTTGGT AGCTGGGAAGTCTCAGATCCTCATATAGAGGACCTCAAAACCAAAGAGCTGAGTCTTGTGGGCCTCTTTGAACTGTTTTTTGGTGACGGGACAACCAGTTACATTGTTCATGAAACCAACCGTTATGCTCACCCTAAATCTCATGACTT GGAACTGAAGTGTGTTTTGGGCATCTTGATTTTAAGTGGGTACATCTTCTATCCAAGGAGGCTGATGTTTTGGGATG TTGATGACTCTCATCATCGCCTTGTGGCTGATGCTATCAGAAGGGACAGGTTTGAGCTGATCTTCTCCTACCTGCGTTTTATGGGTAACAGTGGCCTCGATGATGAAAGCGATAGGTTTGCCAAGTTCAGGCCCCTCCTCGTCCGTATGAACTGTCACTTCCAGAAGCATGCTCTCC GAGAGTTCTACAGTTTTGGCGAATCTATCTGTGAGTACTTTGAGCACTGGGgagggggtttggggggggggggcggtgtccAAGCATCTGCACTCAGGGAAGCCAGTAGGGCTGGGCTACAAGATCTGGTGTGGGCCGACCTGCAGAGGCTACCTGGTGTGGTTTGA